The Anaerolineales bacterium region GGTCTCGCATTGTTTCGAGTGCGCCTGCTACACGGAAAATCTAAACGACCAGAGGAGATGATGTTATGAGCAACTTGTTTGTCCGTAAAGCGACCGGCATGGTACGTTCATGGTCGGTCATGGACGCGTTTATCTACGCGTTCTTTTCGATCAATCTTGTGACCCTCGGGCTGTATAGTTTCAGCCAGATGTATTATTTCGAGGGCGGGATGGTCAACGCGTTGATCGTCAGCGCGGTGTTCATCTTTTTCGAGGTGATCGTGTACGCCAATCTCATCGCGATCATGCCACGTTCGGGCGGCGATTACGTCTGGCAGAGCCGCATCCTGGGCGGCGCGGCGGGTTTCATCCTCGCGGTGACCGGGTGGTGGTTCATCCTGTGGCTGTGGGTGCCGTTGTACGGCGATATGTTCCGGCATATCGTGCTGGTGCCGCTCCTCGGCATTCTCGGCGCGAAAGATACCGCGCTGTGGTTCGCCGGGACCGACAACGGCGAGTTCACTTCGGCGCTCATCACGCTGGCGATCGTGAGCGTGTTCATTGGGCTCGGCATGAAGACCTACGCGCGCATCCAGAAATTTTCATTCTATGGCGGCATTCTGGGATTGGCGCTCGTGATCATCCTGTTCCTAACCGGCTCCAACGCGGCGTTCAAAGCCGGATTGGACGCGAACGCCGCCGCCTTGTTCGGCGCTCAACCCGGCGTGTACGACGCGACCGTCGCTTTGGGCACCGAGGCTGGCGCGGCGACTCCGCTGATGGGCGGGGGAATCGGTCTGGCGGTCTTCCTCGTCATTCCCTATTTGGTGTTCTTCAACTTGTGGCCCAATTGGGGCGCGACCTTGTACGGCGAAGTGCGCGGCGCGACCGATTTCAAACGCAACGTTTCCGGCATGGGTTGGGCGCTCGGCGCGACCACCTTGCTGGGGATCATCCTGCTCTTTTCGATTAGCAAAACCGTCGGCTGGGATTTTTACGTGCAAGCCGGCGCGGCATGGTGGAATTACGCGTGGGGTTACACGGATGTTGCCCCAGCCTTGCCGGTTTGGCCCTATCCCGCGTTGCTCGCCGCGTTCTTGACGACGAACAAACTCGTTCAATTCCTCGTGGTCGGCTTGATGAGCCTGTGGTGGTTTGGGTGGTGCGGGACGGTTTTCCTCTCCTCCACCCGCGTCATCTTTGCCGCCGCCTTCGACCGATTGCTCCCTGAGAAGGTGGCCGAGGTCAACCAACAGACCGGCACGCCGATCTACGCGCTGTTGTTGATGGTCGTACCTTCGATCGTGGTCGCGTACTTGTTCTCGTACAACATCGCGAACTTTGCCTCGCTGACGTTGTGCTCGACGCTGGTAATTGCTGTGACTTATTTAGGCACAACCATCGCGGCGATCATCCTGCCTTACACCAAACCCGATTTGTACAACGCCTCGCCGGTGGCGAAGTATAAAATCCTCGGCATTCCGCTCATCACGGTCGCAGGCGTGATCTTCGGCGGCTTCCTCGTCTTCCTGCTTTACGAATGGATTCTCGATCCGAACGCGTTGTATGGCATCGGCTATTCGATCAACGAGGCAGGACTCAAAAACAAACCCTCCCTCATCTACATGGGTTCGATGTATCTGCTCGCGGCGATCATTTACTTCGGCTTCAAATCCGCGCGCAAGAAGCAAGGCATTGACCTCGACAAGGTCCACGCCGAGATTCCAGCAGAGTAGCCCGTACAGCAAAGTTCACTTTGCGAATTGAAAACAAAAAAAGTGACGGTCGCCTCGAAGGTGACCGTCACTTTTTTATCCCTGCCAGACCGAGCCTGGTCGCGCCATCTCTTCCACAATGTCAAACGATGAGATGATCCCCAGCGGAAAACTCTCCGGGTCTTGCGCGTCCACCACGATCACGCGGTGACGATGATTTTGAATCATCAGGTTGGCGGCTTCCTGCAAACTGGCGTTGATGTCAATCGTCACGAGGTTGCGGTTCATCACCTCGCTGACGGTGAGAGTCTCGCTCACGGGTTTGCCTGCGAGGCGCATCAGATCATTGCCGGTTACAACTCCGAGCGGTTTGCCCTGTGAGTTGACGATCACCACTGAACGCCAGCCAGCCTGCGTCATGGTGCGCGCCGCGGAAACGACCGGCGTTTGATCGCGGCAAACCAGAAACGCATCCGACATCACTTCGCCGACGTTGCCGCGCTTGACCTTTTCCTGCGCGGCGATGTCCCTCACAAAATCCGAAATGGAGATCACGCCGACGGGTTTGCCGTTTTCGACGACCATCATCCGGTGGATCTGCCTTTCGAGGAATCGTTTTGCCGCGTCGTCCACTGCCGTATCCGCCTCGATGGTTTCGATGGGGGAGGTCATCAAATCTCCTGCGGTCATCGTTTTCATGGCGTCGAGGCTTTCCTTGTCCACCGACAGCCATTCCCCGGCGAGCAGGTCGAAGTCGGAGATGATGCCCAGCGGCGCGCCCGCATCCTCCGCCACGATCAACGCGTGGATGTGATGCTGGGTGAGCGTTTTCGCCACCTGTCCCAGCGCCGCGCCCGGCGAACAGACGATCAATCCCTTGCGCATCAAGTCTTTAACGGTTTTGCTCATCGCGATCTCCTCGTCCTATTGGACTTCGTCCACATCTTTGTACCACTTCACGCGGTCGCCGACGCGGTCACGCAGGCGCCATGCCAGCGGCTTGGGTTCGCTCTCCAAGCGTCTCAGAATTTCGTCCACTTGGGCAGTGACTTTCGTCTTCTGATCGCCAGTCAATTGTTCATAGCCTTGCGCCAATTGTTTGACCTTGTCGAGGTTCATCGTTGTCGTGCGCCACAGCCCCCAGTCGTTCGCGCACAGCGCCGCCGTCCGTTTGATGTTGATGGTTTCCGCGTCTGCATCGCCCAGTGGATGTTCGAGCAGAAGCATGATCGTGTCGATCACATCTTTTTCGTTGATCTGGACGATCTGCATTTTTTCGAGGAGCAACTCGGCGAGCGGAATGGTCGGCGAGTCTACTTCGAGGCGGTCTTTCCAATAAATGGTGTGGCAGAAATCGAGTTTTTCATAGAAGATGTCAATATGCAAGCCTGTCCCCGGCTTGTCGAAGATGGCGCGTTCGCCCTCGGTTGCGATGTACACTTCGCGGTTTTCTACATATCCCATCGCGGTGAGAAGCCCCTGGATTTGTTTGGCTTGCGAGTTGTACGCGGCGAAATCAATGTCGGTGTACGCCCGTCCCATTGCCTGTTGCAGGTACCCGAATTGCGGACAGTGCATTTGAAACGCCAACGAGCCGATGACGCGCATCAGGATTCCCTTGTCACTGCTTGCCTGTAGGATGGTCTTCAACTCATTTTCGAATTTTTCACGCTCCGAACGATCCTGCTCTTTCATCCCGATTGAACTTCCGGACATGCCATGCTCCTCGACCAAGTGTGAAAGGTACGGCGGGTATTATATCCAAATTGTTGACGGGTGGGCGCAACGGGCGCATAAAACGGGTGTTGCTATCCATAACAAAACACAGACACATCGAAAAGGTCTATTCATGTCATTCTTCTCGAAGAAGCCCAGCAAAAAAGTCACCCGTCTGTTCTTTGCCACAGACCTGCACGGATCGGAGCGCGCTTTTCGTAAATTCATCAACGCCGGGAAGTTCTATGAAGTCAACGTGATCGTCATGGGAGGGGATATTCAAGGCAAGTTGATGATTCCCATTATCAAAGAAACTAACGGACATCACCGCGCCACTTTGCAGGGGAGGGTTGAACATCTATCCACCGAGGAAGATTTGAAGCAACTGATGGGCAGGTTGGATACGCTGGGGTTCTACTACAAAGTCATGGCGGAGGATGAGTTCCACAGTTTACAGGCAGACCCGCAG contains the following coding sequences:
- a CDS encoding APC family permease produces the protein MSNLFVRKATGMVRSWSVMDAFIYAFFSINLVTLGLYSFSQMYYFEGGMVNALIVSAVFIFFEVIVYANLIAIMPRSGGDYVWQSRILGGAAGFILAVTGWWFILWLWVPLYGDMFRHIVLVPLLGILGAKDTALWFAGTDNGEFTSALITLAIVSVFIGLGMKTYARIQKFSFYGGILGLALVIILFLTGSNAAFKAGLDANAAALFGAQPGVYDATVALGTEAGAATPLMGGGIGLAVFLVIPYLVFFNLWPNWGATLYGEVRGATDFKRNVSGMGWALGATTLLGIILLFSISKTVGWDFYVQAGAAWWNYAWGYTDVAPALPVWPYPALLAAFLTTNKLVQFLVVGLMSLWWFGWCGTVFLSSTRVIFAAAFDRLLPEKVAEVNQQTGTPIYALLLMVVPSIVVAYLFSYNIANFASLTLCSTLVIAVTYLGTTIAAIILPYTKPDLYNASPVAKYKILGIPLITVAGVIFGGFLVFLLYEWILDPNALYGIGYSINEAGLKNKPSLIYMGSMYLLAAIIYFGFKSARKKQGIDLDKVHAEIPAE
- a CDS encoding CBS domain-containing protein, whose protein sequence is MSKTVKDLMRKGLIVCSPGAALGQVAKTLTQHHIHALIVAEDAGAPLGIISDFDLLAGEWLSVDKESLDAMKTMTAGDLMTSPIETIEADTAVDDAAKRFLERQIHRMMVVENGKPVGVISISDFVRDIAAQEKVKRGNVGEVMSDAFLVCRDQTPVVSAARTMTQAGWRSVVIVNSQGKPLGVVTGNDLMRLAGKPVSETLTVSEVMNRNLVTIDINASLQEAANLMIQNHRHRVIVVDAQDPESFPLGIISSFDIVEEMARPGSVWQG